A single Drosophila miranda strain MSH22 chromosome XR, D.miranda_PacBio2.1, whole genome shotgun sequence DNA region contains:
- the LOC108151570 gene encoding uncharacterized protein LOC108151570 isoform X1, translated as MEFADLIKTPKLDGVFLHDPQPLQHANAATVGTLCITGHHLLLSARQENSQELWLLHKDIDCVEKKPSMSQNVVVGGIITLKCKDLRIISLEIKYAKEFFNVSSSLEALSAIQNAELLYPFFYRPMYSILEDGYTMFRPELEFAKLISGVGMGGVSSPNVANITICMPSTSTSTSSVSSIPHPLQNGYALDATAALVGGIGSGATVLACEWRVTNINKDFSVCATYGATLIVPKAITDEQIVLSASFRDGGRFPVLSYRHDNGATLMRSSQPLSIQGIKRCRADEAILNLVLGRSKKGFIVDTWGKGKSNTETDLHYSQWKKVNRSIGNVSSPSSILDSFAKLIEACNETGCSTDKWLSRLEGSGWLSLVLNSLNASCVVAQCLDQEGSPVLVHGAKGLDSTLIVTSLVQIILNPDCRTVRGLQALIEREWIQAGHPFASRHRYSCYTPHQTRNKTSGATFVLFLDCIYQLFTQFPCSFEFSTQLLILLFEHSYFSQYGTFLCDSERERHELNVHTRTTSLWSYLNRPDVLQTLLNPLYEPNANVIWPSVAPISLELWSELYLRWVIDQRSVTTVMSQVQELVTREKELRTQRTHRVDTSSFYTSLIWSEVWKMVVQEENPSSGENVEKTETVTGVAEPAKIFKVEILHMIKDAQQQHGLRHGDFQRYRGYCTRRIRRLRKALKYPQGDKRHFKRRDVTITQLTGKKADERYIHIPLISAERAWAYAMQLKQESNTEPRKRFHLISKLRRACFYALQLQELCKTDAFDARTKLECEAYVAWMHGSLHFELQLWQTAGEHLKRAQVVYENLAAALPDDEQELYRAKVNEFTPNLRYCAYNISGGASGGDLDEILELRAQGVLENLDVLVSQTKTESSEGLQTIDWRGRKVTVRPEKVRLFLLSAQELDKSLAKASKIDAKIELIERILMDCKDAIQAVRDEIKQDPKLRSLTTGQTVSGVQYLLAYLSYIRHSRTLQRNLCLVEQAKLNFVDPNQKSEVVGDGKRVRSQDLARLYEIILQNVTEMQQINGMEEDAKYQSEVENLAITFKAFRCYYIALTLIDMKKWKEAVALYERASNYANEALKGKACPEFQQQLELTTLVSIIDGCKFSAHAYSVLEDDNSEAGTTTRAQKTTKPLYERLSQYKEDQSLHTKTPNVFKLTPDMEPIPCKPLFFDLAMNYVELPSLEDKLEQEGKKGASITGFVKGFLGWGGGGGNK; from the exons ATGGAATTTGCAGATCTGATAAAAACCCCCAAGCTTGACGGGGTCTTCCTGCACGACCCGCAGCCCCTGCAGCATGCAAATGCAGCAACAGTTGGAACCCTCTGCATCACCGGCCACCATTTGCTGCTCAGTGCGCGTCAGGAGAACAGTCAGGAGCTATGG CTGCTGCACAAGGACATCGACTGTGTGGAAAAGAAGCCGAGCATGTCACAGAACGTTGTCGTTGGAGGCATCATCACGCTCAAGTGCAAGGATTTGAGGATTATATCGCTGGAGATTAAGTACGCCAAAGAGTTCTTCAACGTGTCTTCCTCTCTGGAGGCGCTCAGTGCAATCCAGAATGCGGAGCTGCTGTACCCGTTCTTCTACCGGCCCATGTACAGCATCCTGGAGGATGGCTACACAATGTTTAG ACCGGAGCTGGAGTTCGCCAAGCTCATCAGTGGCGTGGGTATGGGTGGGGTGTCTTCGCCCAACGTGGCCAACATAACAATTTGCATGCCATCAACATCAACGTCAACGTCGAGTGTAAGCAGCATACCCCATCCCCTGCAGAATGGCTATGCGCTGGACGCAACCGCCGCCCTAGTGGGGGGCATCGGCAGTGGTGCCACAGTACTCGCCTGCGAATGGCGAGTCACCAACATCAATAAAGACTTCAGCGTCTGTGCCACATATGGCGCCACGCTAATTGTACCTAAAGCAATTACGGACGAGCAGATTGTGCTCTCCGCGTCGTTTCGGGATGGCGGCCGCTTTCCCGTGCTCAGCTACAGGCACGACAATGGC GCCACGCTGATGCGCAGCTCCCAGCCCCTGTCCATCCAGGGCATCAAGCGGTGTCGCGCGGACGAAGCGATACTGAACCTCGTGCTGGGACGCAGCAAAAAGGGCTTCATCGTGGACACTTGGGGCAAGGGCAAGTCGAACACGGAAACGGATCTTCATTACTCGCAGTGGAAGAAGGTGAATCGATCGATTGGCAACGTCAGCTCGCCCTCCTCTATACTGGACAGTTTCGCGAAACTGATCGAAGCCTGCAATGAAACTGGCTGCAGCACTGACAAATGGCTATCGCGGCTCGAGGGCAGTGGCTGGCTAAGCCTGGTGCTGAACTCCTTGAACGCCTCCTGTGTGGTGGCCCAGTGCCTGGACCAAGAAGGCAGTCCTGTTCTGGTGCATGGCGCCAAAGGTTTGGACTCGACACTGATTGTCACCTCGTTGGTGCAGATAATTCTGAATCCCGATTGCCGCACTGTCAGAGG TCTGCAGGCTTTGATCGAACGGGAGTGGATCCAGGCAGGACATCCGTTCGCCTCTCGCCATCGCTATTCCTGCTACACGCCGCACCAGACGCGCAACAAGACTTCGGGCGCCACTTTTGTGCTGTTCTTGGATTGCATCTACCAGCTGTTTACCCAGTTCCCCTGCAGCTTTGAGTTCAGTACGCAGCTCCTAATATTGCTGTTCGAGCATAGCTACTTCTCGCAATACGGCACCTTCCTGTGCGACTCAGAGCGGGAGCGGCACGAACTGAATGTTCACACGCGAACGACCAGCCTGTGGTCGTACTTAAATCGGCCAGATGTCCTGCAGACCCTGCTAAATCCCTTGTATGAGCCGAACGCTAATGTTATATGGCCATCTGTGGCACCCATAAGCTTGGAACTGTGGAGCG AACTCTATTTGCGATGGGTGATAGATCAGCGCAGCGTGACAACAGTCATGTCGCAGGTACAGGAGCTCGTAACACGCGAGAAAGAACTCAGAACTCAG CGCACACATCGGGTTGACACCTCTAGTTTTTACACGTCGTTGATTTGGTCGGAGGTCTGGAAAATGGTCGTCCAAGAGGAGAATCCCAGTTCTGGGGAAAATGTGGAGAAAACTGAGACTGTGACAGGTGTTGCAGAGCCAGCAAAGATCTTCAAGGTTGAGA TTTTGCACATGATCAAGGatgcacagcagcagcatggtCTCCGTCATGGCGACTTCCAACGGTATCGTGGCTACTGCACCCGTCGCATTCGTCGTCTCCGCAAGGCATTGAAATATCCGCAGGGCGACAAGCGACACTTCAAGCGACGCGATGTGACCATTACCCAGTTGACAGGCAAGAAGGCGGATGAACGTTACATTCATATCCCACTGATCAGTGCCGAACGGGCCTGGGCCTATGCCATGCAGCTGAAACAGGAGTCCAACACGGAACCGCGCAAACGTTTCCATTTGATCAGCAAGCTTCGAAGGGCGTGCTTCTATGCCTTGCAATTGCAGGAGTTGTGCAAA ACGGATGCCTTTGATGCCCGCACGAAGCTGGAGTGTGAGGCTTATGTAGCCTGGATGCACGGCAGCCTGCACTTCGAGTTGCAGCTGTGGCAGACAGCCGGTGAGCATTTAAAGCGTGCACAGGTCGTGTATGAGAACCTGGCCGCGGCCCTGCCCGACGATGAGCAAGAACTGTATCGGGCCAAGGTGAACGAGTTTACACCGAATCTGCGCTATTGCGCCTATAACATCAGCGGAGGAGCTAGTGGCGGCGATCTCGATGAGATACTAGAGCTGCGTGCCCAAGGCGTACTCGAGAACTTGGATGTGCTGGTCAGCCAGACGAAAACTGAGAGCAGCGAGGGACTGCAGACGATTGATTGGCGTGGCCGTAAAGTCACTGTGCGTCCGGAGAAGGTGCGTCTGTTCTTGCTCAGTGCCCAGGAGCTGGACAAGTCGTTGGCCAAGGCAAGCAAAATAGATGCCAAGATAGAGCTGATTGAGCGCATCCTAATGGACTGCAAGGACGCCATCCAGGCGGTGCGGGATGAGATCAAGCAGGATCCCAAGCTGCGTTCATTGACAACCGGGCAGACAGTCTCTGGCGTGCAGTATTTGCTGGCCTACTTGAGCTACATTCGTCATAGCCGGACACTGCAGCGTAATCTGTGCCTCGTGGAGCAG GCCAAGCTCAATTTTGTCGATCCCAACCAGAAGTCAGAAGTTGTGGGCGATGGCAAACGCGTGCGATCACAGGATCTTGCCCGCCTCTACGAAATCATCTTGCAGAATGTCACCGAGATGCAGCAAATCAACGGCATGGAGGAGGATGCCAAGTATCAAAGTGAGGTAGAGAACCTGGCCATTACTTTCAAGGCCTTCCGCTGCTACTACATTGCTCTCACGCTGATCGATATGAAGAAGTGGAAGGAGGCAGTGGCGCTGTACGAGCGCGCCTCCAACTACGCCAACGAGGCGCTGAAGGGCAAAGCCTGCCCAGAGTTCCAGCAGCAGTTGGAACTTACAACGCTCGTGTCCATTATCGACGGCTGCAAGTTCTCTGCCCACGCGTATAGTGTGCTCGAGGACGACAATAGCGAGGCCGGTACTACCACAAGGGCGCAGAAAACAACGAAACCGCTCTATGAGCGTCTGTCACAATACAAGGAAGACCAATCGCTCCACACCAAGACACCCAATGTGTTCAAGCTCACCCCCGACATGGAGCCCATTCCGTGCAAGCCGCTCTTCTTCGATCTGGCTATGAACTACGTAGAGTTGCCCTCGCTGGAGGACAAACTGGAGCAAGAAGGCAAGAAGGGCGCCTCCATTACTGGCTTCGTCAAGGGATTCCTGGGCtggggcggcggcggcggcaacaAGTGA
- the LOC108151570 gene encoding myotubularin-related protein 9-like isoform X3 gives MEFADLIKTPKLDGVFLHDPQPLQHANAATVGTLCITGHHLLLSARQENSQELWLLHKDIDCVEKKPSMSQNVVVGGIITLKCKDLRIISLEIKYAKEFFNVSSSLEALSAIQNAELLYPFFYRPMYSILEDGYTMFRPELEFAKLISGVGMGGVSSPNVANITICMPSTSTSTSSVSSIPHPLQNGYALDATAALVGGIGSGATVLACEWRVTNINKDFSVCATYGATLIVPKAITDEQIVLSASFRDGGRFPVLSYRHDNGATLMRSSQPLSIQGIKRCRADEAILNLVLGRSKKGFIVDTWGKGKSNTETDLHYSQWKKVNRSIGNVSSPSSILDSFAKLIEACNETGCSTDKWLSRLEGSGWLSLVLNSLNASCVVAQCLDQEGSPVLVHGAKGLDSTLIVTSLVQIILNPDCRTVRGLQALIEREWIQAGHPFASRHRYSCYTPHQTRNKTSGATFVLFLDCIYQLFTQFPCSFEFSTQLLILLFEHSYFSQYGTFLCDSERERHELNVHTRTTSLWSYLNRPDVLQTLLNPLYEPNANVIWPSVAPISLELWSELYLRWVIDQRSVTTVMSQVQELVTREKELRTQALKLRKQALELGQEVSALMNNADTA, from the exons ATGGAATTTGCAGATCTGATAAAAACCCCCAAGCTTGACGGGGTCTTCCTGCACGACCCGCAGCCCCTGCAGCATGCAAATGCAGCAACAGTTGGAACCCTCTGCATCACCGGCCACCATTTGCTGCTCAGTGCGCGTCAGGAGAACAGTCAGGAGCTATGG CTGCTGCACAAGGACATCGACTGTGTGGAAAAGAAGCCGAGCATGTCACAGAACGTTGTCGTTGGAGGCATCATCACGCTCAAGTGCAAGGATTTGAGGATTATATCGCTGGAGATTAAGTACGCCAAAGAGTTCTTCAACGTGTCTTCCTCTCTGGAGGCGCTCAGTGCAATCCAGAATGCGGAGCTGCTGTACCCGTTCTTCTACCGGCCCATGTACAGCATCCTGGAGGATGGCTACACAATGTTTAG ACCGGAGCTGGAGTTCGCCAAGCTCATCAGTGGCGTGGGTATGGGTGGGGTGTCTTCGCCCAACGTGGCCAACATAACAATTTGCATGCCATCAACATCAACGTCAACGTCGAGTGTAAGCAGCATACCCCATCCCCTGCAGAATGGCTATGCGCTGGACGCAACCGCCGCCCTAGTGGGGGGCATCGGCAGTGGTGCCACAGTACTCGCCTGCGAATGGCGAGTCACCAACATCAATAAAGACTTCAGCGTCTGTGCCACATATGGCGCCACGCTAATTGTACCTAAAGCAATTACGGACGAGCAGATTGTGCTCTCCGCGTCGTTTCGGGATGGCGGCCGCTTTCCCGTGCTCAGCTACAGGCACGACAATGGC GCCACGCTGATGCGCAGCTCCCAGCCCCTGTCCATCCAGGGCATCAAGCGGTGTCGCGCGGACGAAGCGATACTGAACCTCGTGCTGGGACGCAGCAAAAAGGGCTTCATCGTGGACACTTGGGGCAAGGGCAAGTCGAACACGGAAACGGATCTTCATTACTCGCAGTGGAAGAAGGTGAATCGATCGATTGGCAACGTCAGCTCGCCCTCCTCTATACTGGACAGTTTCGCGAAACTGATCGAAGCCTGCAATGAAACTGGCTGCAGCACTGACAAATGGCTATCGCGGCTCGAGGGCAGTGGCTGGCTAAGCCTGGTGCTGAACTCCTTGAACGCCTCCTGTGTGGTGGCCCAGTGCCTGGACCAAGAAGGCAGTCCTGTTCTGGTGCATGGCGCCAAAGGTTTGGACTCGACACTGATTGTCACCTCGTTGGTGCAGATAATTCTGAATCCCGATTGCCGCACTGTCAGAGG TCTGCAGGCTTTGATCGAACGGGAGTGGATCCAGGCAGGACATCCGTTCGCCTCTCGCCATCGCTATTCCTGCTACACGCCGCACCAGACGCGCAACAAGACTTCGGGCGCCACTTTTGTGCTGTTCTTGGATTGCATCTACCAGCTGTTTACCCAGTTCCCCTGCAGCTTTGAGTTCAGTACGCAGCTCCTAATATTGCTGTTCGAGCATAGCTACTTCTCGCAATACGGCACCTTCCTGTGCGACTCAGAGCGGGAGCGGCACGAACTGAATGTTCACACGCGAACGACCAGCCTGTGGTCGTACTTAAATCGGCCAGATGTCCTGCAGACCCTGCTAAATCCCTTGTATGAGCCGAACGCTAATGTTATATGGCCATCTGTGGCACCCATAAGCTTGGAACTGTGGAGCG AACTCTATTTGCGATGGGTGATAGATCAGCGCAGCGTGACAACAGTCATGTCGCAGGTACAGGAGCTCGTAACACGCGAGAAAGAACTCAGAACTCAG GCCCTCAAACTGCGAAAACAGGCCTTGGAGCTCGGCCAGGAGGTCTCCGCACTCATGAACAATGCAGACACTGCATAG
- the LOC108151570 gene encoding myotubularin-related protein 9-like isoform X2, translating into MEFADLIKTPKLDGVFLHDPQPLQHANAATVGTLCITGHHLLLSARQENSQELWLLHKDIDCVEKKPSMSQNVVVGGIITLKCKDLRIISLEIKYAKEFFNVSSSLEALSAIQNAELLYPFFYRPMYSILEDGYTMFRPELEFAKLISGVGMGGVSSPNVANITICMPSTSTSTSSVSSIPHPLQNGYALDATAALVGGIGSGATVLACEWRVTNINKDFSVCATYGATLIVPKAITDEQIVLSASFRDGGRFPVLSYRHDNGATLMRSSQPLSIQGIKRCRADEAILNLVLGRSKKGFIVDTWGKGKSNTETDLHYSQWKKVNRSIGNVSSPSSILDSFAKLIEACNETGCSTDKWLSRLEGSGWLSLVLNSLNASCVVAQCLDQEGSPVLVHGAKGLDSTLIVTSLVQIILNPDCRTVRGLQALIEREWIQAGHPFASRHRYSCYTPHQTRNKTSGATFVLFLDCIYQLFTQFPCSFEFSTQLLILLFEHSYFSQYGTFLCDSERERHELNVHTRTTSLWSYLNRPDVLQTLLNPLYEPNANVIWPSVAPISLELWSELYLRWVIDQRSVTTVMSQVQELVTREKELRTQLAGQLSTGTAHTEMEDRKWLCPAKLKPVGVQVQ; encoded by the exons ATGGAATTTGCAGATCTGATAAAAACCCCCAAGCTTGACGGGGTCTTCCTGCACGACCCGCAGCCCCTGCAGCATGCAAATGCAGCAACAGTTGGAACCCTCTGCATCACCGGCCACCATTTGCTGCTCAGTGCGCGTCAGGAGAACAGTCAGGAGCTATGG CTGCTGCACAAGGACATCGACTGTGTGGAAAAGAAGCCGAGCATGTCACAGAACGTTGTCGTTGGAGGCATCATCACGCTCAAGTGCAAGGATTTGAGGATTATATCGCTGGAGATTAAGTACGCCAAAGAGTTCTTCAACGTGTCTTCCTCTCTGGAGGCGCTCAGTGCAATCCAGAATGCGGAGCTGCTGTACCCGTTCTTCTACCGGCCCATGTACAGCATCCTGGAGGATGGCTACACAATGTTTAG ACCGGAGCTGGAGTTCGCCAAGCTCATCAGTGGCGTGGGTATGGGTGGGGTGTCTTCGCCCAACGTGGCCAACATAACAATTTGCATGCCATCAACATCAACGTCAACGTCGAGTGTAAGCAGCATACCCCATCCCCTGCAGAATGGCTATGCGCTGGACGCAACCGCCGCCCTAGTGGGGGGCATCGGCAGTGGTGCCACAGTACTCGCCTGCGAATGGCGAGTCACCAACATCAATAAAGACTTCAGCGTCTGTGCCACATATGGCGCCACGCTAATTGTACCTAAAGCAATTACGGACGAGCAGATTGTGCTCTCCGCGTCGTTTCGGGATGGCGGCCGCTTTCCCGTGCTCAGCTACAGGCACGACAATGGC GCCACGCTGATGCGCAGCTCCCAGCCCCTGTCCATCCAGGGCATCAAGCGGTGTCGCGCGGACGAAGCGATACTGAACCTCGTGCTGGGACGCAGCAAAAAGGGCTTCATCGTGGACACTTGGGGCAAGGGCAAGTCGAACACGGAAACGGATCTTCATTACTCGCAGTGGAAGAAGGTGAATCGATCGATTGGCAACGTCAGCTCGCCCTCCTCTATACTGGACAGTTTCGCGAAACTGATCGAAGCCTGCAATGAAACTGGCTGCAGCACTGACAAATGGCTATCGCGGCTCGAGGGCAGTGGCTGGCTAAGCCTGGTGCTGAACTCCTTGAACGCCTCCTGTGTGGTGGCCCAGTGCCTGGACCAAGAAGGCAGTCCTGTTCTGGTGCATGGCGCCAAAGGTTTGGACTCGACACTGATTGTCACCTCGTTGGTGCAGATAATTCTGAATCCCGATTGCCGCACTGTCAGAGG TCTGCAGGCTTTGATCGAACGGGAGTGGATCCAGGCAGGACATCCGTTCGCCTCTCGCCATCGCTATTCCTGCTACACGCCGCACCAGACGCGCAACAAGACTTCGGGCGCCACTTTTGTGCTGTTCTTGGATTGCATCTACCAGCTGTTTACCCAGTTCCCCTGCAGCTTTGAGTTCAGTACGCAGCTCCTAATATTGCTGTTCGAGCATAGCTACTTCTCGCAATACGGCACCTTCCTGTGCGACTCAGAGCGGGAGCGGCACGAACTGAATGTTCACACGCGAACGACCAGCCTGTGGTCGTACTTAAATCGGCCAGATGTCCTGCAGACCCTGCTAAATCCCTTGTATGAGCCGAACGCTAATGTTATATGGCCATCTGTGGCACCCATAAGCTTGGAACTGTGGAGCG AACTCTATTTGCGATGGGTGATAGATCAGCGCAGCGTGACAACAGTCATGTCGCAGGTACAGGAGCTCGTAACACGCGAGAAAGAACTCAGAACTCAG CTCGCTGGACAACTTTCCACTGGGACAGCGCATACAGAAATGGAAGACAGGAAATGGCTATGCCCTGCGAAGCTTAAACCTGTCGGTGTACAAGTGCAATGA
- the LOC108151571 gene encoding ATP-binding cassette sub-family E member 1 has product MSRRKDNEEVDKQTRIAIVSDDKCKPKRCRQECKKTCPVVRMGKLCIEVSPTSKIASLSEELCIGCGICVKKCPFEAITIINLPSNLEKHTTHRYSKNSFKLHRLPIPRPGEVLGLVGQNGIGKSTALKILAGKQKPNLGKYANPPDWTDILSYFRGSELQNYFTKILEDNLKALVKPQYVDQIPKAVRGTVGDLLDKKDERELQTSICNMLDLSHIRDREISQLSGGELQRFAIAMVCIQNADIFMFDEPSSYLDVKQRLNAALTIRSLLHPTKFIIVVEHDLSVLDYLSDFICCLYGVPGCYGVVTMPFSVREGINIFLDGFVPTENMRFRTESLTFKVSESATEEEIKRMNHYVYPSMVKTLGKFELTVEKGHFSDSEILVLLGENGTGKTTFIRLLAGNLQPDGEVDLPMLNISYKPQKISPKFQNHVRHLLHDKIRDAYVHPQFIADVMKPMKIEEIMDQEVQNLSGGELQRVALVLCLGKPADVYLIDEPSAYLDSEQRLVAAKVIKRYILHAKKTGFVVEHDFIMATYLADRVIVIEGQPSVKTTAFSPQSLLNGMNRFLELLGITFRRDPNNFRPRINKNASVKDTEQKRSGQFFFLEDEAQ; this is encoded by the exons ATGTCGCGCAGGAAAGACAACGAGGAGGTCGACAAGCAGACGCGTATTGCCATTGTCAGCGATGACAAGTGCAAGCCAAAACGCTGTCGGCAGGAGTGCAAGAAGACCTGTCCGGTGGTGCGCATGGGCAAGCTCTGCATCGAGGTGTCACCCACGTCGAAGATTGCTTCTTTGTCTGAGGAGCTGTGCATCGGTTGCGGTATCTGTGTCAAG AAATGTCCCTTCGAGGCCATCACAATCATCAACCTGCCCAGTAACCTGGAGAAGCATACGACGCATCGGTATAGCAAAAACTCGTTCAAACTCCATCGCCTGCCCATACCTCGACCCGGCGAGGTGCTCGGTTTGGTTGGACAGAACGGTATTGGCAAATCAACGGCTCTGAAGATTCTGGCGGGCAAGCAGAAGCCCAATTTAGGCAAGTATGCCAATCCACCTGACTGGACGGACATCCTAAGCTACTTCCGTGGCTCTGAGCTGCAGAACTACTTCACCAAGATTTTGGAAGACAATCTGAAGGCCCTGGTCAAGCCGCAATACGTCGATCAGATCCCTAAGGCAGTGCGGGGCACTGTTGGCGACTTGCTGGATAAAAAGGATGAGCGCGAACTGCAGACATCGATATGCAATATGTTGGACTTGTCACACATCCGGGATCGTGAGATTTCGCAGTTGTCTGGTGGAGAGCTGCAGCGCTTTGCCATTGCCATGGTGTGCATACAAAATGCGGATATTTTCATGTTCGACGAGCCGTCCTCGTATCTGGATGTTAAGCAGCGCCTGAATGCTGCTTTGACCATCCGTTCGCTGCTGCATCCCACAAA GTTCATCATCGTCGTAGAGCACGATTTGTCTGTGCTGGATTACTTGTCTGACTTCATTTGCTGCCTGTACGGTGTGCCCGGTTGTTACGGCGTCGTTACTATGCCCTTCTCGGTGCGCGAAGGCATCAACATTTTCCTGGACGGCTTTGTACCCACCGAGAACATGCGTTTCCGCACGGAGTCCCTCACGTTCAAGGTATCGGAATCGGCTACGGAAGAGGAAATCAAGCGGATGAACCACTATGTTTACCCCTCGATGGTGAAAACCCTTGGCAAGTTCGAGCTGACTGTAGAGAAGGGTCATTTCAGCGACTCTGAGATCCTGGTGCTGCTCGGCGAGAACGGTACTGGCAAGACAACGTTCATTAGGCTGCTGGCCGGTAATCTGCAACCCGATGGAGAGGTGGATCTTCCCATGCTCAACATTTCCTACAAGCCGCAGAAGATTTCCCCAAAATTCCAGAATCATGTCCGTCATTTGCTGCACGATAAGATTCGCGATGCCTATGTGCATCCCCAGTTCATTGCAGATGTGATGAAGCCCATGAAAATCGAGGAAATCATGGACCAGGAAGTGCAGAACCTCTCCGGTGGTGAATTGCAGCGCGTAGCATTGGTTCTCTGCCTGGGCAAGCCGGCGGATGTCTACCTCATTGATGAACCCTCCGCCTACTTGGATTCGGAGCAGCGTCTGGTGGCTGCCAAGGTTATCAAGCG CTACATTTTGCACGCCAAGAAAACCGGATTTGTGGTAGAGCACGATTTCATCATGGCCACATATCTCGCGGACCGTGTCATTGTAATCGAGGGCCAGCCCTCGGTGAAGACGACTGCTTTCTCCCCCCAATCGCTTCTGAATGGCATGAACCGCTTCCTCGAACTTCTGGGCATTACGTTCCGTCGCGATCCCAACAACTTTAGGCCCCGCATCAACAAGAACGCTTCGGTCAAGGATACGGAACAAAAGCGCTCTGGCCAGTTCTTCTTCCTGGAGGATGAGGCTCAGTAA
- the LOC108151573 gene encoding uncharacterized protein LOC108151573 → MSCLSRSQENAAAAETEFGYLFRQQLKSHRKQPLPINQSSEMDTMAVAVPPAAGPSNGGGMAMAVTMGMGMDISVINQYEENVEHLRQLFSQNHLVSFRIDHIACSAGSSSGDNYMSVVKRVTISQDQEQPITSEAVTVIVKRQIPSLSRRQLYRCEEAFSNEINAYRHLVPLLRRYSQQPLFPLCHIAESHDQSETGEPIIVLQDLKALGYRMKDRLDGLELEHCLLVMKKLAQMHAASLAAQQLESAFFAAQVEHLSEIVYCEDAAEFYSTILDTSVQQALDSLSSSNADGSLTTPISLIEGLRPKLFEQLQRNINAAAESPFSVVCHGDLWVNNIMFRSEPDEVIFFDLQAMRRTSPVFDILHFIYTSTRRRLRDDHTDTLLAAYAEAVAKELNQQLKHTPAAKQLDQLSDTFSLQRLTTEYVRQVHYGLAIGMWILPAVTFDPNNLPNLDVMSEQNLTGKEIKCTQTLTSEYHLRIRELVMEFYERGYLQTQRPPM, encoded by the exons ATGTCATGTCTAAGCAGGTCCCAAGAAAATGCTGCAGCGGCTGAAACTGAATTCGGGTACTTATTTCGGCAGCAGCTTAAGAGCCACAGAAAGCAGCCATTACCAATCAATCAGTCAAGCGAAATGGACACAATGGCAGTTGCAgtgccaccagcagcaggacCTTCGAATGGCGGCGGCATGGCAATGGCCGTCaccatgggcatgggcatggacATAAGCGTCATCAATCAATACGAGGAGAATGTCGAGCATTTGCGGCAGTTGTTCAGCCAGAACCATTTGGTGTCCTTTAGAATTGACCACATCGCGTGCAGTGcgggcagcagcagtggcgACAACTACATGTCCGTGGTAAAACGGGTGACCATAAGCCAGGATCAGGAACAGCCAATAACCAGTGAAGCGG TTACGGTTATTGTGAAGCGTCAGATACCGAGTCTGTCACGCCGGCAGCTATACCGCTGCGAGGAGGCCTTCAGCAATGAGATAAACGCCTACCGGCACCTGGTGCCGCTGCTCCGTCGCTACAGCCAGCAGCCGCTGTTCCCGCTGTGCCACATCGCCGAGAGCCACGACCAGAGCGAGACCGGGGAGCCCATCATTGTGCTGCAGGATCTTAAGGCACTGGGCTACCGAATGAAGGATCGATTGGATGGGCTAGAGCTAGAGCATTGCCTGCTGGTGATGAAG AAACTGGCACAAATGCATGCCGCCTCCCTGGCTGCCCAGCAGCTGGAGTCTGCATTTTTCGCCGCTCAGGTTGAGCACCTGAGTGAAATTGTTTACTGCGAGGATGCGGCCGAGTTCTATTCCACCATACTGGACACCTCTGTGCAGCAGGCCCTGGACAGTCTCAGTTCCTCCAATGCAGATGGAAGTCTGACCACACCCATATCCCTGATTGAAGGACTACGACCGAAACTCTTCGAGCAACTGCAGCGGAATATAAACGCGGCCGCAGAGTCGCCATTCAGTGTGGTCTGCCACGGGGATCTGTGGGTGAACAACATCATGTTCCGCTCAGAGCCCGATGAAGTCATCTTCTTCGACCTGCAGGCCATGCGCCGCACTTCGCCCGTCTTCGATATACTCCACTTTATCTATACGAGTACGCGAAGACGTCTGAGAGATGACCACACGGACACTCTGTTAGCTGCGTATGCGGAGGCCGTGGCCAAGGAACTGAACCAACAGCTCAAGCACACGCCGGCGGCGAAGCAGCTGGACCAGCTAAGCGATACCTTCTCGTTGCAGCGACTGACCACAGAGTACGTGCGTCAGGTGCACTATGGCTTGGCCATCGGAATGTGGATACTCCCAGCGGTAACCTTCGATCCGAACAACCTGCCCAATCTGGATGTGATGAGCGAACAGAACCTAACCGGCAAGGAGATTAAGTGCACCCAAACGCTAACCTCGGAGTACCACTTGCGGATCAGGGAGCTGGTGATGGAGTTCTACGAGCGTGGCTATCTACAGACTCAGAGGCCACCAATGTAA